The Neochlamydia sp. S13 genome has a segment encoding these proteins:
- the topA gene encoding type I DNA topoisomerase, translating to MAKSLIIVESPAKIKTLQKFLGPHYIFESSLGHVRDLPEKEFGIDIEHNFEPTYIIMPNKDQVIQRLKKAAKGCDTVYLSPDPDREGEAIAWHISQILPPQTNIKRVSFNSITKDAVVKALSQPRPIDEALVNAQQARRLLDRIVGYKISPLLNRRIHRGKDSFVSAGRVQSVALKLVVDREKEIAAFKPIEYWNIGAILRNELEERQFRANLYSVDGRRVEKEEVEGKNYLIIDNKATADDILARMKDKPYQVANVERKEKRRYPVPPFITSTLQQEASRHYGFSSAKTMNIAQGLYEGIDLGNEGAEGLITYMRTDSVRISNEALGSAREYILEKYGKDYLPAEAKQYSTQKSAQDAHEAIRPANLNHAPEKIQPYLSREQFLLYQLIWRRFISSQMMPAIYDTVSADIKVGKDIILRATGSVIKFSGFLAVYEEKKDDDDKDEESRQLPNLQEGQSLQLIQLTSEQAFTRPPPRYTEASLVKELERSGIGRPSTYATIMNKIQSRDYTIKESGRLKPTELGFVIAQMLETSFQKIMNIGFTAQMEDDLELIAEDRKDWKVLLQDFWKEFLPTVEIAEKEAFIPKVQTDIDCPKCGGKLQKIWFKSKYFYGCSRYPDCDFTAQSEELSFNKEEYASDFNWEQPCPQCGKSMKVRHGRFGAFLGCTNYPECKGIVNIPKKGEALISQKGMPACPALECPGQITARKSRFGKTFYSCSTYPECDVIVNDLKLLESKYPHHPRTAYIKKLKATRKGSEEKTSSKKKAVKKESSKKKTTKKESTRKQPEVKVSKELAAIIGASEMSRGEVIKKLWDYIKAHHLQDPQDKRLIVPDESLSKVFGTQEGVNMMKIAGIINKHIQK from the coding sequence ATGGCAAAATCTTTAATTATTGTCGAGTCACCAGCGAAAATTAAAACGCTCCAAAAATTTTTAGGACCTCATTATATTTTCGAATCTTCGCTAGGACATGTACGTGACTTACCAGAAAAAGAATTCGGTATCGATATTGAGCATAATTTTGAGCCTACCTATATTATTATGCCTAATAAAGACCAGGTCATTCAACGACTAAAAAAGGCTGCTAAAGGTTGCGATACGGTTTATCTATCTCCTGACCCTGATAGGGAAGGAGAAGCCATTGCCTGGCATATTAGCCAAATCCTTCCACCTCAAACCAATATCAAACGTGTCTCTTTCAACTCAATTACTAAAGATGCTGTAGTTAAGGCACTTAGCCAGCCTCGACCTATCGATGAAGCCCTAGTCAATGCCCAGCAAGCCAGACGCCTTTTAGACCGCATTGTAGGCTATAAAATTTCCCCTCTTCTGAATCGACGCATTCATCGAGGAAAAGATAGCTTTGTATCGGCCGGTCGCGTGCAATCGGTAGCGTTAAAGTTAGTCGTCGATCGAGAAAAAGAAATTGCAGCTTTTAAGCCCATTGAATACTGGAATATTGGAGCTATCCTTAGAAATGAGTTAGAAGAACGTCAGTTTCGCGCCAACCTTTACTCTGTAGATGGTAGAAGAGTTGAAAAAGAGGAAGTAGAAGGTAAAAATTACTTAATCATCGATAATAAAGCTACAGCAGACGATATATTAGCACGGATGAAAGATAAACCTTATCAGGTAGCTAACGTAGAAAGAAAGGAAAAACGCCGTTATCCTGTCCCCCCCTTTATTACCTCAACCTTGCAGCAAGAAGCAAGCCGTCATTATGGATTTTCTTCGGCCAAAACTATGAACATAGCTCAAGGCCTTTACGAAGGTATTGACCTAGGAAATGAAGGTGCAGAAGGCCTAATTACCTATATGCGTACGGATTCTGTACGTATTTCTAATGAAGCCCTTGGCTCTGCGCGGGAATATATCCTAGAAAAATATGGTAAAGATTATCTTCCTGCTGAAGCTAAACAATACTCCACCCAAAAAAGCGCCCAAGATGCTCATGAGGCCATCCGACCTGCTAACTTAAACCATGCGCCAGAGAAAATTCAGCCTTATTTGAGCCGAGAGCAATTCTTATTATATCAATTAATCTGGAGACGCTTTATTTCTTCCCAGATGATGCCAGCTATCTACGATACAGTCTCAGCGGACATAAAGGTAGGAAAAGATATAATTTTAAGGGCTACAGGGTCGGTCATCAAATTTTCTGGTTTTCTAGCTGTATATGAAGAAAAGAAAGATGATGACGACAAAGATGAAGAGAGCCGCCAGTTACCTAACCTGCAGGAAGGTCAAAGCTTACAACTTATCCAATTAACTTCTGAGCAAGCCTTTACGCGGCCTCCTCCCCGTTACACAGAAGCTTCTTTGGTTAAAGAATTAGAAAGGTCAGGGATTGGGCGTCCTTCAACTTATGCTACTATTATGAATAAGATTCAAAGCCGCGACTATACGATTAAAGAAAGTGGTCGCTTAAAACCTACGGAATTAGGTTTTGTGATAGCACAAATGCTTGAAACAAGCTTCCAAAAGATTATGAATATAGGCTTTACAGCTCAGATGGAAGATGATCTGGAGTTAATTGCCGAAGATCGCAAAGACTGGAAAGTGCTTCTACAAGATTTTTGGAAGGAATTTTTACCTACTGTCGAAATTGCTGAAAAAGAAGCTTTTATTCCGAAGGTTCAAACAGATATCGACTGTCCCAAATGTGGTGGCAAGCTTCAAAAAATCTGGTTTAAATCTAAATATTTTTATGGCTGCTCCCGCTATCCTGATTGTGATTTTACGGCTCAATCTGAAGAGCTCTCTTTTAATAAAGAAGAGTATGCTTCCGATTTTAACTGGGAGCAACCATGCCCTCAATGCGGCAAAAGCATGAAAGTCCGCCATGGACGATTCGGAGCTTTTCTAGGGTGTACTAACTATCCTGAATGTAAAGGTATTGTAAACATCCCCAAAAAAGGCGAGGCTCTTATTTCTCAAAAAGGCATGCCAGCTTGCCCTGCATTAGAGTGTCCAGGGCAGATAACTGCAAGAAAATCGCGTTTTGGAAAAACTTTTTACAGCTGCTCTACCTACCCTGAGTGCGATGTAATTGTTAATGATTTAAAGCTCTTAGAGTCTAAATATCCTCATCATCCCCGCACCGCCTATATAAAAAAACTTAAAGCGACCCGCAAAGGTAGTGAAGAAAAAACTTCCTCTAAAAAGAAAGCCGTTAAAAAAGAGAGCAGTAAAAAGAAAACGACTAAAAAAGAATCTACCCGTAAGCAGCCAGAAGTTAAAGTCTCTAAAGAGCTTGCTGCAATTATTGGAGCTTCTGAAATGTCTAGAGGAGAAGTGATTAAAAAGCTATGGGACTACATTAAAGCTCATCATCTACAAGATCCTCAAGATAAGCGCTTAATTGTTCCCGATGAGTCTTTGTCAAAGGTTTTTGGAACTCAAGAAGGGGTAAACATGATGAAAATAGCAGGCATAATTAATAAACATATTCAAAAATAA
- the pyk gene encoding pyruvate kinase produces MLVTKTKIICTIGPAVNTVEKMIRLMEGGMNAARLNFSHGSYEDHEIVINNLKKARAQKKMPLAIILDTKGPEIRIGKITEGQIDLRHGQLLNLFRNPLEGSEQGVCVHPSYVLNDLSVGTRILFDDGYISSHVIESTAEKVVVKIDNGGALKSGKGVNIPNARLNLPTITEKDIADIHFGCKHDVDVIAASFVRSPEHVLAIKRLLTKEKKPDIQIYAKIENKEGVQNFDSIVQIADGIMIARGDLGVEVPLSEVPRLQKMMIRKSYLAGKPVVTATQMLESMINNPRPTRAEASDVANAVYDSTSSVMLSGETAIGKYPFETVQVMRSIVQEAEADFNYRAFFDFHSGLIHHDVPSAVTLATVKTAYSSRAKAIFAFTSGGSTACLLSRLRPEMPIIAMTSHEKCYHQMALSWGVRPYLSSQPTKTISEAFTKISTFALKENLVSNGDLVVVTAGSPFGISGTTNMMMVESIGDVLVRGHHGVGSRVHGNVTLVLSSESAKDYAVRGQLLVMTKCDPSFLSLIQESIGIILQNHIDDVESEKSAIHIAQLLDKPAIVRADEASRILKEGQLVTLDPEKALVYKGVIF; encoded by the coding sequence ATGCTGGTCACTAAGACAAAAATCATTTGTACCATTGGCCCTGCTGTAAATACGGTAGAAAAGATGATTCGATTAATGGAAGGCGGGATGAATGCCGCCCGTCTTAATTTCAGCCATGGGAGCTATGAGGACCATGAGATTGTTATTAACAATCTCAAAAAAGCTCGTGCTCAGAAAAAGATGCCTTTAGCTATTATCTTAGATACCAAGGGACCTGAAATTCGAATTGGTAAGATTACTGAGGGACAAATTGACCTCAGACATGGACAATTATTAAATTTATTTAGAAATCCTCTAGAAGGAAGCGAGCAAGGAGTCTGCGTCCATCCTTCCTATGTTTTAAATGATCTTAGCGTAGGCACTCGGATTCTTTTTGATGACGGTTACATCTCCTCCCATGTCATAGAATCTACAGCTGAAAAGGTGGTCGTTAAGATTGATAATGGAGGTGCCCTCAAATCAGGTAAAGGGGTGAATATCCCGAATGCCAGGTTGAATCTACCGACCATTACTGAAAAAGATATAGCAGATATTCATTTTGGCTGTAAGCATGATGTAGATGTCATAGCCGCATCTTTTGTACGTTCACCAGAACATGTACTTGCCATCAAAAGACTTTTAACTAAAGAAAAAAAGCCAGATATTCAGATATATGCAAAAATTGAAAATAAGGAAGGGGTTCAGAATTTTGATAGCATCGTTCAGATAGCGGATGGAATTATGATCGCCAGGGGTGACTTAGGGGTTGAAGTTCCTTTAAGTGAAGTTCCTAGGCTCCAAAAAATGATGATTAGAAAAAGCTATTTGGCAGGGAAACCGGTGGTCACAGCTACCCAGATGCTAGAATCTATGATCAACAACCCTCGTCCTACGCGTGCGGAAGCATCGGATGTGGCTAATGCAGTATATGATAGCACTTCTTCTGTAATGTTATCAGGGGAAACGGCGATAGGAAAATATCCTTTTGAAACTGTGCAAGTGATGAGAAGTATCGTTCAGGAGGCGGAGGCAGATTTTAATTATCGTGCCTTCTTTGATTTTCATTCAGGTTTGATTCATCATGATGTTCCTTCTGCGGTCACTTTGGCTACGGTAAAAACAGCTTACAGCTCGAGAGCAAAAGCTATATTTGCTTTTACAAGTGGAGGCTCAACAGCATGCCTTCTGTCTCGATTAAGACCTGAAATGCCTATTATAGCTATGACTTCTCATGAGAAATGCTATCATCAGATGGCTTTAAGCTGGGGTGTAAGGCCTTATTTAAGCTCTCAACCTACAAAAACAATTTCAGAGGCTTTTACTAAGATCAGTACCTTTGCTTTGAAAGAAAATTTAGTAAGCAATGGAGATCTGGTAGTCGTAACAGCGGGTTCTCCATTTGGCATTTCTGGGACTACCAATATGATGATGGTAGAGAGTATAGGAGACGTATTGGTGCGGGGACATCATGGGGTAGGCTCCCGCGTGCATGGGAATGTCACCCTGGTTTTATCTTCGGAATCTGCCAAAGATTATGCGGTAAGAGGTCAGCTTCTTGTGATGACTAAATGTGACCCTTCCTTCCTTTCTCTCATACAAGAATCAATAGGAATCATTTTACAAAATCATATTGACGATGTGGAATCAGAAAAGTCTGCTATCCATATTGCTCAATTGCTTGATAAGCCTGCCATTGTAAGAGCAGATGAAGCAAGTAGAATACTAAAAGAAGGCCAGCTAGTCACCTTAGATCCGGAAAAAGCGCTGGTTTACAAGGGAGTAATTTTTTAA